In the genome of Cryptomeria japonica chromosome 8, Sugi_1.0, whole genome shotgun sequence, one region contains:
- the LOC131048392 gene encoding O-fucosyltransferase 23, translating to MHMAKEEEFFCSNKGFMKRQQISLKLYRCVLLLFCVLLTRILTTPLLTKLQEGRRFFHPAFALNLVLQGDVEERERAGTGGVRSDKFVEVPQIVWGLNNQKIALARAALTARKLNRTLLMPNLSASLFYKDSDLLQSVFFDEVFSLDRFNSRCRGFVQIARGSNPGEAFVVRKGNGRRWSAGKDLAQLDECVRNPEIDRHGVIKLEGKHPFLWHDHWSVNEYATVFECLDLVDELSVEASRVVEKLRGAGNPSGKYVAVHMRIEKDWMIHCKKLETRAKVRNGEDLRICSGKEEIMRRVAKIPGLEKPSVVYLAVADALLEDGTLLEGWSHDLVPYEKKKLGVASGYAKYPYLMQSAIDYEVCLRADVFVGNSFSTFSSLIALQRTVRRKRGEGVNGCEGTYAYNIEGHGGGPERWATNMSDLSLEAISYGSNQVSCI from the coding sequence ATGCATATGGCGAAGGAAGAAGAGTTTTTTTGCAGTAATAAAGGCTTCATGAAACGCCAGCAGATTAGTTTGAAGCTTTACAGATGCGTTCTGTTGCTTTTCTGTGTTCTGCTGACCAGAATTTTGACGACGCCATTGTTGACAAAGTTGCAGGAAGGCCGGCGTTTTTTCCACCCTGCATTTGCTTTGAATTTGGTTTTGCAGGGGGATGTTGAAGAAAGGGAAAGGGCTGGTACAGGGGGTGTTCGGAGTGATAAATTTGTGGAGGTGCCGCAGATTGTATGGGGGCTCAACAATCAGAAGATTGCTCTGGCCAGAGCTGCTCTTACGGCGAGGAAATTGAACAGGACTTTGCTCATGCCTAATCTGAGCGCTTCTTTGTTTTACAAGGACTCAGACCTGCTGCAGTCAGTTTTTTTTGATGAAGTATTTTCTTTGGACCGGTTTAATTCTCGCTGCCGTGGTTTTGTTCAAATCGCACGCGGTTCGAATCCAGGGGAAGCTTTTGTTGTGCGGAAGGGGAACGGCCGGCGGTGGAGTGCTGGTAAGGATTTGGCTCAGCTTGATGAATGTGTTCGAAACCCGGAGATTGACCGGCATGGTGTTATTAAATTGGAAGGAAAACACCCTTTTCTCTGGCATGACCACTGGTCTGTAAATGAGTATGCTACAGTCTTTGAATGTCTTGATTTGGTGGACGAATTGTCTGTTGAGGCTTCCAGAGTTGTGGAGAAGCTCAGAGGGGCTGGGAATCCTTCGGGCAAATATGTTGCTGTGCATATGAGAATTGAGAAGGACTGGATGATTCACTGTAAGAAGCTAGAGACCCGGGCTAAAGTTAGGAATGGCGAGGATCTGAGAATTTGTAGCGGAAAGGAAGAGATTATGCGCCGGGTTGCGAAGATTCCTGGGCTGGAGAAGCCGTCTGTTGTTTATTTGGCTGTGGCGGATGCTCTTTTGGAGGACGGGACTTTGCTGGAGGGGTGGAGCCATGATTTGGTTCCATATGAGAAGAAAAAGCTTGGAGTTGCCAGTGGCTATGCTAAGTATCCTTATTTAATGCAGTCTGCAATTGATTATGAAGTTTGCCTCCGGGCTGACGTGTTTGTGGGAAATAGCTTTTCTACATTTTCAAGCCTCATAGCCTTGCAGAGGACTGTGAGAAGAAAGAGGGGTGAGGGTGTGAATGGCTGTGAAGGCACTTATGCTTATAATATAGAGGGCCATGGAGGAGGACCTGAGAGATGGGCGACCAATATGTCTGATTTGAGCTTGGAGGCTATCAGTTATGGATCTAACCAGGTTTCCTGCATTTAA